Within Winogradskyella helgolandensis, the genomic segment AATTCTGAAATATCATTATATTTTTCATAAAACAACGTAGCAATAGGTGAGGCGTAGCTGCCGTCTTCTTTTATCATAAGGAATCCATTTTCTAACATATCAAACTCACTCATTAAATAAACCGCTTTATTATAATCGTAGTTGTTAGCGTACTTGGATTCATTGATAATAGGATGCCATTTATAAACGGCATTAAAAAAGGCATCAAAATTATAATCCTTTGGTATAAAGAATTTAGACACATTTCTACAGCCTAAACCATAATACCTAAAAATATCATCAGATAAAGCTTCGAGTTCTTCTTTAGTTTCGTTTCCTGTTAATACAGCAACTGAATTTCTGTTTTTTCTGATAATAGAAGGTTTGTTTTTAAAGTAATATTCAAAATAACGCGCTGTATTATCACTTCCTGTTGCAATAACGGCATCGAAGTTTTCTAGTTTTTCTTCAGTAAACTTAATTTTACCTTTAAAACCAGGTTCTACAACTTCTAAATACTTCGCTAAAAAGGGAAGGAGGTGCTTGTCGTTAGACGATTGTTTTACAAGTACATTATGTCCCGATATAAGGACACTCAAAAAGTCATGAAAACCAACTAAAGGAATATTTCCTGCCATAATAATGGCAATCGTTTGTGGATTTAAAGTGTTAAAGTTATACTGTTCTACCCATTGGTTAATGTTCTTGTTAGTCAAGGCATTAGACCAATTTTTTAGGGTAAATGTAATATTCTGTTTTGTAAACCACCCGTTATGTTCTTGTGCTAGTTTTAATTGGTGTTTAAAGCCATCAAAAAACAAATCATTAGCTTCGATAGTATCATTTTTAATAACTTCGTTTTCTTTAAATTGATTTAAAAAGGCGCCTAATTTTACAAATGCGTTAATTCTTTGTTGTAAATCCATAATGGGTTTGGTTATGCGATGTTTTGGCTTTATTTTTGCAACTGCAAATTTAAGCAAAGCAAATGAGCAAGAAAAGCTTTGATTTTGATAATAAATTAAATTTTCAGAAATAAGTATAGCTCATTTTAAATGATCAATAAAAACAGAAATTATTATGGCAATTATAATCACGGACGAATGTATTAATTGTGGAGCATGTGAGCCAGAATGTCCAAATACTGCTATTTACGAAGGTGCTGACGATTGGCGCTATTCTGATGGTACAAGTTTAAAAGGTAAATTAGTTTTACCTAATGGAAAAGAAGTAGACGCAGACGAAACACAAGAGCCAATAAGCGATGAGGTATATTATATCTCACCAGATAAATGTACGGAATGTGTTGGTTTTCATGAAGAGCCTCAATGTGCAGCGGTTTGCCCTGTAGATTGTTGTGTGCCAGATGAGGACCATGTGGAAACTGAAGAAGTTTTATTAGGAAAACAGAAGTTTATGCATCCTGATGGTTAAGTCTGTACTGAAATTAATTCAGCATAAATAATCAATATTTTATTTTAATTAAATCCTGAGTCTTTGGCTTGGGATTTTTTTTTGTAAAATTGAAATATGAAATATTTGTTAATTGTAATAATTGGTTTTTCAATCGTTTCATGTCAACGGAAAGAAAACCACTCGTTAGCACCATTAAAAATTGATAACATTGATAATGTTTCTTTTTTGATGCATCAAATGAACCTTGATTCTGTTTTTGAGATTATTACTTATGGCAAATATGCTTCTGCGAATAAAGGTGATACTGTAAATGTTTATACTTCAAATAAAGAGAACGTTATCAGACAGAAATTGAAGAGTTTTATGTGTTGCAGTTTTGCTTTTAAATATGACTCTTTAGGTTTTTTGATTGCGAAGAACACCTTTTTCGATTACGAAACAGATTATGCAATGGATTATCAAATGGTTGATAACCAAATAATTGTTACAGAAAAAGACAACTTTAATAATACTCTAATATATTTCTATAAAATTGAAGATGAGCGTCTAATTTCAAGAACGGTAAAACACAAACTAGATACTACTTGTATTGAAAACGTAAAGTTTCATTACAATTCTAAAAATCAATTAATAAAAAGGTTTAGTGAAGCTAGAAATCATTTTGAAGATGAGTTTGATTATATGAAAACGGTTAAGACGTATTCATGGGATAGCAAGAATTTGTACGAGACAAGGGAGAAACAATATTTTAAAAATGGTATTGATTATTATGAGACTGTTACTAAGTTTGATTTAGATGGATTTCCGTTTTCCAAATCTATACAGAAGAATATGGATACTATTGCTAAAACTAGGATAGTGAAATTCTAAGTCAATTTTATTGAGCATATTCAGAATTCATCGACAATATTATCTTCAGTTGATTTAAATTTTTTAGAAATAAAACATAGTGATTTTTTATCCACTTTATTTGAATTAAAACTGTTTTTTGTCTACAGTAATAAGGTCTGGGTTCCCTAATTACAAAAAATCTCATCTATAAAATATTGGCTTTAGTATAGTCAATTAACTCAAACATCTATTAGACTTTATATAAATAGGATATCGCTTCATCTTTGTAGTGTAAAATTAAAAACGCTCAAAAATGAAACGATTTTTTATCATAATAGCACTTCTGGTATTTCAGGTCAGTATATCGCAAGAAACAAATACTGAAACTTCAAAATTGTGGACTTTAGATGATTGTTTAGAATATGCTTTAGAAAACAACATCACCATAAAAGATGCTGCTTTAAATAATAAACAAGCCGAAGTAGATTACAGCAAAGCTAAGTCTTCTAGACTACCAAATCTTTATGGAACAGCTTCTGAAACGTTTTCTAACGGTAATTCTATTGATCCTATTACTAGTGATTATGTTACTGATCAAATTTATAGTACTAATGTCAGTCTTAATAGTTCTATGACCTTGTTTCAAGGGAATCAAATTAATAATCAAATCGCTCAAAATGAATTGTTATTAAACCAAAGTGTCTTCTTAGAGGAAGAAACTAAAAACAATATCATCATAAGTATTTTAGAGAATTATTTACAAATTCTATATGCTAAAGAAGGGATCACCATTGCTGAAAACAATTTAAGCGCCTCAGAAAAGGAGGTTGAAAGAGCTAAAGCAAGATTAGATGCAGGTACTATTGCATTGAGTGATTACACGGAAGCACAGAGTCAAGCTGCAACTAATAAGTATGCTATCATAACGGCTAAAAACACTTATCAACAATACATTATTGCCTTAAAGCAATTATTAGAATTAGATCCTACGCAAGATATTGAAATCGAAACATTAAGTACAGATATTGATTATGTCACTATTCAACTCGATAAAATGGCAATCTATAATAATGCCTTAGGTATTCTTCCAGAAATTAACGCGAGTAAAATTGGAGTAGAGGTTAGTGCAAAGGATTTAGAGATTGCGAAAGGAGCTTATCTACCAACCTTAACATTAGTAAGTAGTTTAGGTTCTGGTTATACAAGTGTAAATGATAATAATTTTTCGGATCAGTTTAATGTTAATTTCAATCAACGTTTAGGTCTGTCTTTAAATATTCCAATTTTTAATAGAAATCAGACTAAAGCAGCGGTTCAATCTGCACAAATTAATATAGAAAAAGCACAAATCTCACAACAACTTACGGAAAAGGAAGTGTATAAAAAAGTAGAGACAGCTTACCAAAATGCCGTATCAACACAAGAACAACTTATTGCGGCAGAAGCATCACAATCAGCAGCAGAACAATCATATAAACTCGCACAAAAGAAATATGAATTAGGTGGTTTAAGCACAACGGATTTAGTGATTAGTCAAAACACATACACTAACGCACAACAAAATTATTTACAAGCTAAATATTTGAGCATTTTATACCATCAATTATTACAATTTTATCAAGGAAACGCAATTACACTTTAATCAACAAATAGAAACATCATGAAAAATAAAAAAAACATAATCATCATCATCATAGTTGCGGCAGTATTAGCTGTTGTAGGCTACATTTTTCTAAATGGAGATGAAGCTATAGTAATAGAAGCAAAAACCATTACAGCCAAAAAAGCGAATGTCACCACAATGGTAACGGCTACTGGTACCATGGAGCCCATTACACAAGTAGAAGTTGGAACACAAGTTTCTGGTGTGGTAGAAAAAATATATGTGGATTACAATAGTGAAGTAAAAGAAGGACAACTTATTGCGGAGTTAGATAAAACAAATCTTAAAGCATCACTCACACAAATGCAAGCGGCTTATGACAATGCCGTAAGTCAAAGAAATTACCTGCAAACTATTTTTGATAGACAAAAGACGCTTTTTGAAAATCAGGTCATTAGTAGATCGGATTACGATGATGCCCTTTACAATTTACAAACAGCGAAAGGTACAGTAACACAACGATATTCAGACTTACAATCGGCCAGAACCAATTTAGAGTATGCTAATATCTATTCACCTATTGATGGAGTTGTTTTGTCTAGAGCTATTGATGAAGGCCAAACGGTTGCAGCGAGTTATAGTACCCCAACCTTATTTACCATCGCTCAAGATTTAAAAGAAATGCAAGTCGAAGCAGATGTTGATGAGGCGGATATAGGACAAGTTAAAGAAGGACAACGTGTAGAGTTTACTGTAGATGCTTACATCGGTGAAATATTTAACGGAGTTGTAACTCAGGTGCGTTTAGATCCAACAGTGACGTCAAACGTTGTAACCTATACCGTAGTTATCAAAGCTGAAAATGAAGATTTAAAATTAAAACCTGGTTTAACAGCAACCATTTCAATTTATACTTTAGAATTAAATGATGTGTTAACAGCAGAAGCCAAAGCCATCAACTTTAAGCCAGAAGCTGCCCTTATGGAAGCTTATAATACACAGCACAATCTGCCAAATAATACAGAAGATAGTAGCATTGACGAAACCTCACTTTGGGTGGTAAATAAAAATGGCGGCATTACACAAAAACCTGTAATTCTTGGAGCAAGTGATGGAGTAAACATACAAGTCCTAAGCGGTATTTCAGAAGGTGACAAATTAGTATACAGTTTAAAAGGTGTTGCTAAATCTGAGGCTAGTCCTTCAGGAACAAACGAAAGTCCATTTATGCCACAACGTCCAGGAGGAAACAAAAAGAAGTAAAAAGCCATGAGTAAAGAAATCATTAAAATAGAAGATTTAAAACGAGAGTTTACCATGGGCACCGAAACGGT encodes:
- a CDS encoding acyl-CoA reductase gives rise to the protein MDLQQRINAFVKLGAFLNQFKENEVIKNDTIEANDLFFDGFKHQLKLAQEHNGWFTKQNITFTLKNWSNALTNKNINQWVEQYNFNTLNPQTIAIIMAGNIPLVGFHDFLSVLISGHNVLVKQSSNDKHLLPFLAKYLEVVEPGFKGKIKFTEEKLENFDAVIATGSDNTARYFEYYFKNKPSIIRKNRNSVAVLTGNETKEELEALSDDIFRYYGLGCRNVSKFFIPKDYNFDAFFNAVYKWHPIINESKYANNYDYNKAVYLMSEFDMLENGFLMIKEDGSYASPIATLFYEKYNDISELQQKLATDSDKIQCIVANGFANNEITFGNTQNPQLWDYADNVDTVEFLLEI
- a CDS encoding 4Fe-4S dicluster domain-containing protein translates to MAIIITDECINCGACEPECPNTAIYEGADDWRYSDGTSLKGKLVLPNGKEVDADETQEPISDEVYYISPDKCTECVGFHEEPQCAAVCPVDCCVPDEDHVETEEVLLGKQKFMHPDG
- a CDS encoding TolC family protein; this translates as MKRFFIIIALLVFQVSISQETNTETSKLWTLDDCLEYALENNITIKDAALNNKQAEVDYSKAKSSRLPNLYGTASETFSNGNSIDPITSDYVTDQIYSTNVSLNSSMTLFQGNQINNQIAQNELLLNQSVFLEEETKNNIIISILENYLQILYAKEGITIAENNLSASEKEVERAKARLDAGTIALSDYTEAQSQAATNKYAIITAKNTYQQYIIALKQLLELDPTQDIEIETLSTDIDYVTIQLDKMAIYNNALGILPEINASKIGVEVSAKDLEIAKGAYLPTLTLVSSLGSGYTSVNDNNFSDQFNVNFNQRLGLSLNIPIFNRNQTKAAVQSAQINIEKAQISQQLTEKEVYKKVETAYQNAVSTQEQLIAAEASQSAAEQSYKLAQKKYELGGLSTTDLVISQNTYTNAQQNYLQAKYLSILYHQLLQFYQGNAITL
- a CDS encoding efflux RND transporter periplasmic adaptor subunit, whose product is MKNKKNIIIIIIVAAVLAVVGYIFLNGDEAIVIEAKTITAKKANVTTMVTATGTMEPITQVEVGTQVSGVVEKIYVDYNSEVKEGQLIAELDKTNLKASLTQMQAAYDNAVSQRNYLQTIFDRQKTLFENQVISRSDYDDALYNLQTAKGTVTQRYSDLQSARTNLEYANIYSPIDGVVLSRAIDEGQTVAASYSTPTLFTIAQDLKEMQVEADVDEADIGQVKEGQRVEFTVDAYIGEIFNGVVTQVRLDPTVTSNVVTYTVVIKAENEDLKLKPGLTATISIYTLELNDVLTAEAKAINFKPEAALMEAYNTQHNLPNNTEDSSIDETSLWVVNKNGGITQKPVILGASDGVNIQVLSGISEGDKLVYSLKGVAKSEASPSGTNESPFMPQRPGGNKKK